GCGGCGGTCCCGGCATGGGTCCGATCGGCGTCAAGGCGCATCTTGCCCCGCACCTGCCCGGCCATCCGGATATTCCCGGCCTCGGCGGCACGGGCGCGGTGTCGGCGGCCCCCTTCGGCTCGGCCTCCATCCTGCCGATCTCGTGGAGCTACTGCCTGATGATGGGCGGCGAAGGCCTGACGCAGGCAACGAAGGTGGCGATCCTCAACGCCAACTACATCGCCGCCCGCCTCAAGGGTGCCTATGACGTGCTCTACAAGTCCGCCAAGGGCCGTGTGGCGCATGAATGCATCATCGACACACGCCCGCTGGCGGAAAGCGCCGGGGTCACGGTCGACGATGTCGCCAAGCGCCTCATCGACAGCGGCTTCCATGCTCCGACCATGAGCTGGCCGGTTGCCGGCACGCTGATGATCGAGCCGACGGAATCGGAGACCAAGGCCGAGATCGACCGCTTCTGCGAGGCGATGCTCGCGATCCGCGAGGAAGCGCGCGCCATTGAGGAAGGCCGCATGGACCCGGTCAACAACCCGTTGAAGAACGCGCCGCACACGGTCGAAGACCTCGTCGGCGAATGGGATCGCCCCTATTCGCGCGAAGAGGCCTGCTACCCGCCAGGCGCCTTCCGGGTCGACAAGTACTGGTCGCCGGTCAACCGCGTGGACAACGTCTACGGCGACCGTAACCTCGTCTGCTCCTGCCCGCCGCTCGAGGACTATGCGGAAGCAGCCGAGTAGGACGGCGCCATAAAGCTCATGCCCCGGCCGATCTATCGGCCGGGGCTTTTCCTTTTCGGGCAGGGAACGGATCAGGGCGAGACGGCGACGTCCACCCAGAAGCGGGTAAAGCCCTCGGCGAATTCACGATAGCCGCTGCGCGTGGAGGGTTTCACGGCATAGGCATTGGCGCCATTCTCATAGGCTCGGCTGACATCGACCATACTGGCCGACGACGACAGCATGATGACCGGCGTGACCGCCGTGCGCGCACGGCCACGCAGACGCTTCAGGAGATCCATGCCGCTGGTGCCGGGCATGTTGATGTCGAGCAGGATATAATCGAAGGCTTCGCGGTCCAGCCGGTCGCTGGCGATATCCGCATCCGCGACATGGACGATCTCGACGGGGCTGCCGGCATCGCTGAAGGCGCGCATTACGAAACGCACATCCACGGGGTCGTCATCGACCACGATCAGCTTTCTAGGCGAACCCGCCACGGTCGCTCCCCTTCGGCTTCATGGGTTGCGGAAACGTCACCACGAAGCGTGCGCCCGGAGCATAGCTCGTGTCAAGCGCTATAACGCCATTGTGACTCTCGACGATCCGCCGCGCCAGAGCCAGGCCGACGCCGGTACCCTGATAGACCGTCTCATCGCGGTGAAGCCGTTGGAAGACCTCGAAAATCCGGCCGACATGCTGCGGATCGATGCCGATCCCGTCGTCTTCCACGACGAGATCGATGCCCTGCAGCCCCTGCCGGGAATAGATGCGCACCGACGGCGCCTCGCCCGGCCGGCAATATTTCAGCGCATTGCCGATGAGGTTCTGCGCGAGCCGCTTCAAAAGCTCGGGATCGCCCAGCACCTCGGGCAGCGGCTGGATATCCACACGCCCGCCGCTTTCCTCGACATGCCCCTCCAGCAGCGCCAATGCATCGCGCACCACGCCGGAGAGCGCGACCGGCTTCGGCGTGGCGATGCGATAGGCGATCTGCGAGAATTCCAGCAGACTGTCGATGATGCGGCGCATGCGGGCCGCGCTCTTGCGCACGTGGTCGGCATAGTGCGGCAGCTCCTCGAACTCGCCGCGATGCAGATCCTCCGAGATCATCTCTGCGAACATGGAAAGGTGGCGAAGCGGGGCCTTCAGGTCGTGCGAGACCGTGGCGGTAAACTGGTCGAGCGCCTCGTTCTTGCGGCGCAGCTCGCTGGTCTGCGCCTCCACCTGCCGCTGCTGCCGCTTGGCCTCGGTGATATCGCGCCCGACGCTGACCACCTCGGCGACGCCCTCCTCATCGAAGATCGCCACCGCCGTCCACAGCACCCAGATTTCCTCGCCGTTCGGCCCCTCGGTGCAGATTTCCTGCGAGCGCACCGGCTCCTCGCGCGTGTAGCGCGTCACCTGGGCAAGCTGCGCCCGCTGCTCCGGGTTGTTGGCGAACTCGGCAAGGCTTCGCCCGATCACCTCCTCCGCGCGCATGCCGACACGGCTGGCGAACTTGTCGTTGGCGAAGCGGATGACAAGATTCCTGTCGAAGCGCAGGATCATGTCCGGCAGAATCTGCAACAGGGAGAAATATTCGCGGCGTCGTGCCTCCAGCGCCGCCTCCGCACGCTTCAACTCGGACACGTCGACGCGCATCGCGACGATATCGCCGGTTTCGGCGATATGACTCTCCCCCCGGATCCAGCGATCCGGGCCGAACTCGAAGACGGCGCCGCCGCTGCCCGTGTTCCGATGACTCTGGAGGCGCGACTGCACCATCGCCTCGGCCTCGGGCGTACCCTCCACGAGGCCGGGAAACATGCCGACGCGGATATTGGCACGCGTGATGCTTTCCAGCGTGG
This DNA window, taken from Shinella zoogloeoides, encodes the following:
- a CDS encoding response regulator, yielding MAGSPRKLIVVDDDPVDVRFVMRAFSDAGSPVEIVHVADADIASDRLDREAFDYILLDINMPGTSGMDLLKRLRGRARTAVTPVIMLSSSASMVDVSRAYENGANAYAVKPSTRSGYREFAEGFTRFWVDVAVSP
- a CDS encoding PAS domain S-box protein, which codes for MTGFAEVLYENLPFPVLIVDAQARVVSHNVAAARTFGWNREDRAPLALSVIDGDDPAALLSRHAAEGRENAHAFAFRHENGSIFEASSHVIALPDARDGARYALLLRSLLSGGSHGEQILLGQRIAAALDTMTEGFAIFDAEERLVMFNRSYKERCGPARDAVRVGATLESITRANIRVGMFPGLVEGTPEAEAMVQSRLQSHRNTGSGGAVFEFGPDRWIRGESHIAETGDIVAMRVDVSELKRAEAALEARRREYFSLLQILPDMILRFDRNLVIRFANDKFASRVGMRAEEVIGRSLAEFANNPEQRAQLAQVTRYTREEPVRSQEICTEGPNGEEIWVLWTAVAIFDEEGVAEVVSVGRDITEAKRQQRQVEAQTSELRRKNEALDQFTATVSHDLKAPLRHLSMFAEMISEDLHRGEFEELPHYADHVRKSAARMRRIIDSLLEFSQIAYRIATPKPVALSGVVRDALALLEGHVEESGGRVDIQPLPEVLGDPELLKRLAQNLIGNALKYCRPGEAPSVRIYSRQGLQGIDLVVEDDGIGIDPQHVGRIFEVFQRLHRDETVYQGTGVGLALARRIVESHNGVIALDTSYAPGARFVVTFPQPMKPKGSDRGGFA